AGGCCATGTGGGAAAGCCATGTGGGAGACAGCCTTCGTTATTATTTTGAAGGACCCTACCTGATCCTTCCCCAGCCGGAACCGCTCTTTGATGTAAGGCAGTTCACCCCGGAAAACCTGGAACACCAGCCTTTGAGAAAAGAACTGACTACTTACATCATCCTTGCCAATCTCAGTGATGATGATTCTCCGACCACACAGATGGTCAAAAAGGATCTCGGGCCGGAAAATGTCCGCAAATCACAGGAAGACCCCTCTTACAACTGTCCCGTAAGTAAGGATCGCTGGGCCAAAAATCAATTGGTTTTTTATCAATTTGCCTGGTCGCATGACCAACTGGCAGAAAACATCACCGATAATTTTCCGAGCATTTCAAAAAGAATCCAGGACCACGATCTGCCCAGTATTGAAAGGACGGTTTTTCACTCCGGCAACAATGTTTCTGCCCAAAAAACAATTCAAACCAATTTTTCGGCGGAGGTCGCCATTCCGGCCGATTATACCGAAGCCGTCAACGATGGTAAGCTGATCTGGTTGAGGAGAAGCAGTGATCAATACAACAGCAACCTGATCGTCACTTCCGTCCCCTATACCGATGAAGCCCAGCTGACCCCTGCAGGCTTAAAGGCCATCCGGAACAAAATTGGAAGAGAATATATTTCTTCTACCATTGAGGGCAGTTACGTCCAGGTCAATGATACCGATTTGCCCATGTTCACCTCCGTAAAAACGGTCAACGGCAATTACGTTCTGGAAGCCCGGGGCATTTGGGAAATGGTGAATGATTATATGGCAGGACCGTTCATCAGTTATCTCGTTTATAATCCGAATAAAAAAGAACTATTGTTCATCGATGGCTTCGTGCTGGCCCCCAACAAGGCCAAACGCGATTATATGCAAAACCTCGAGTATATTCTGAACGGTGTGAAGTATTAGGCTGTTTACTTGTTGCTGGTTCCTCAATACGTCACCTCGGCAACAAGCCACCGGGTAACAAGTAACGAGCAACAAGTTACAACTTCGCATCAAAGTTCACCAGTTGGACAAAGTTGACCATACGTTCGGTGATCTGATCGTCATTGATTTCTTTCAAACGGGTGATACTGAATTTTTCAACGCAGAAAGAAGCCATGGCGGAGCCGTAGATGACGGCCCGTTTCATATTTTCAAAAGAAAGGTCCTCTGTAGAGGCCAGGTAGCCGATAAATCCTCCTGCGAAAGTATCCCCTGCGCCGGTGGGATCAAATATTTCGGCTAAAGGTAAAGCCGGGGCAAAAAACACATTGGAGTTCTGGAACAACAAGGCTCCGTGTTCTCCTTTTTTCACTACGATCACTTTAGGGCCCATCTTATGGATGGAGGCGGCGGCTTTTACCAGGGAGAATTTACCCGAAAGCTGCCGGGCTTCCTCATCATTAATGGTGAGGACATCGACGTGTTGGAGTACTTTTTTCAATTCGTCCAGCGCCGTATCCAGCCAAAAATTCATGGTGTCGAGTACGATCAGTTTCGGGCGATTTTTGAGTTGTTCGATGACACGCAACTGAAGGGCGGGCGGCATATTCCCCAGCATAAGGTAGTCGACCTCTTTATAACTTTCAGGCAACACGGGATCAAAAGTCTCCAGCACATTGAGTTGGGTGTCCAGGGTTATTCTTTCCGTCATATTCGGACGATATTTCCCATTCCAGGAAAAGGTTTTCCCGCCTTCCACCACCTGTAATCCCTCCAGGTCAATGCCCCGCGACTCCAGGTAGTCGATTTCGTGCTGAGGGAAATCATCTCCCACCACAGAAACAACCTTTAGTCCGTCTGTAAAATAAGAGGCTGCAAGGGGAATATATACTCCTGCGCCTCCAACGACCCGTTCAGCTTTACCAAAAGGTGTTTCGATGCTGTCAAAAGCCATGGTACCTACCGTCAATAAACTCATATGATTAATTTCAACTTCAAAATTTGAGAGTTCTAAGGTAAGGCTTTCTGCGAAAAAAATCGAATCAGTTGATAAAGAAATTCAAAGCTTAAGAGAAAAAGCAAAACAATCAGGAGATTGGTAAGATATCCTACGGAAATGCCTTCAAATATTCAGGTATATTGAAGAAAAAAAACTTACCTACCCCAAAAAAGTTGTGATGAATAAAATATATTTTAATAGAGTCAAATATATTTTTCAATGGTATCTTTATATGACATAAATCCCAGGTTTTAGAGTTCTAAAAAACTTATCTCATGGCTATTAGTTTTTTTGTTTCAGATTTACACGGCAGTATCGAACGCTACGAGAAATTATTCCAAAAAATTGAAGAAGAAATTCCTTCTGCTGTATTTTTCGGTGGCGATCTTTTGCCTTCAGGGTTATTTATGGCCACCAATCGCAGTAACGTCTCTATTGATTTTATTGACAATGTTCTGAAAAGGGGGATTGTCATGCTCAAAGAAAAACTGAAAAATAATTACCCTAGAATTTTTATTATATTAGGCAACGACGACAGTAAAATTCATGAAGAAGAATTGATCTCCGGGCAATCCAAGAAGCTTTGGGAGTATATCCATGGCCGGAAAGTGACATTTGGTGATTTTGATGTTTATGGATATTCCAATATTCCACCAACTCCGTTCCTGATGAAAGACTGGGAAAAATATGATATTTCCAGATACGTTGACCCGGGCTGTGTTTCGCCAGAGGAAGGTTTTCGCTCTGTTGAAGTCAGGAAAGGAGAAATTAGATATTCAACCATAAAAGCGGATATCGAATTACTGGTTGATGGTGCCAATGTTTCAAAAGCTATTTTTTTATTTCATACTCCTCCATACAAATCAAAATTAGACCATGCAGCTTTGGATGGAAAAACTTTCGACCATATTCCTCTTGATGTTCACATTGGGAGTATTGCCGTTCAACGATTTATCAAAGAGGCCCAACCGTTGATTACTTTACACGGGCATGTTCATGAGTCGGCAAGACTTTCCGGTACCTGGAAAGAAACCTTCGGAAATACCCATGCATTTTCTGCTGCCCATGATGGACCGGAACTTGCACTGGTTCGGTTTGATCCTGAATTTC
This sequence is a window from Lewinellaceae bacterium. Protein-coding genes within it:
- a CDS encoding bifunctional hydroxymethylpyrimidine kinase/phosphomethylpyrimidine kinase; the encoded protein is MSLLTVGTMAFDSIETPFGKAERVVGGAGVYIPLAASYFTDGLKVVSVVGDDFPQHEIDYLESRGIDLEGLQVVEGGKTFSWNGKYRPNMTERITLDTQLNVLETFDPVLPESYKEVDYLMLGNMPPALQLRVIEQLKNRPKLIVLDTMNFWLDTALDELKKVLQHVDVLTINDEEARQLSGKFSLVKAAASIHKMGPKVIVVKKGEHGALLFQNSNVFFAPALPLAEIFDPTGAGDTFAGGFIGYLASTEDLSFENMKRAVIYGSAMASFCVEKFSITRLKEINDDQITERMVNFVQLVNFDAKL
- a CDS encoding DUF4837 family protein, coding for MKIILIVVVMNMNQFQIKLISFLLFSLIFTGCSNEVTDSFRPVPVAVGKVNQINVICDKAMWESHVGDSLRYYFEGPYLILPQPEPLFDVRQFTPENLEHQPLRKELTTYIILANLSDDDSPTTQMVKKDLGPENVRKSQEDPSYNCPVSKDRWAKNQLVFYQFAWSHDQLAENITDNFPSISKRIQDHDLPSIERTVFHSGNNVSAQKTIQTNFSAEVAIPADYTEAVNDGKLIWLRRSSDQYNSNLIVTSVPYTDEAQLTPAGLKAIRNKIGREYISSTIEGSYVQVNDTDLPMFTSVKTVNGNYVLEARGIWEMVNDYMAGPFISYLVYNPNKKELLFIDGFVLAPNKAKRDYMQNLEYILNGVKY